The Fibrobacter sp. genome has a window encoding:
- a CDS encoding type II toxin-antitoxin system Phd/YefM family antitoxin has product MSKTVSAMEARQNFGSLLNQVALQKEEVVIERAGKPLAKLVDVESGVSGKLDFRDISKLPNTIWEK; this is encoded by the coding sequence ATGTCCAAGACCGTATCCGCCATGGAAGCAAGGCAGAACTTCGGTTCGCTCCTGAACCAGGTGGCCTTGCAGAAAGAGGAAGTCGTTATCGAGCGGGCTGGGAAACCCCTGGCCAAGCTCGTGGACGTGGAATCCGGAGTATCCGGGAAACTGGATTTCAGGGATATCAGTAAACTGCCCAACACCATCTGGGAAAAGTGA